A genome region from Schlesneria paludicola DSM 18645 includes the following:
- a CDS encoding serine/threonine protein kinase, with amino-acid sequence MNDATRCAQCGCDVPVGFPPGVCPTCLLKQAMSPSTFNSAAERRSPSNRRWIPPSPAELAPRFPQLEIVELLGQGATGAVYKVRQLDLDRWAALKILSDEVAEDSSFAERFQREARALALLGHQHIVIVYEFGQRNGVYFLLMEYVDGVNLRQAIRAQEITTQEALAIVMQICDALQFAHEEGVIHRDIKPENILIDKRGRVKIADFGLAKLLGRSFEVPTLTGTHQVMGTPVYMSPEQMEGTRAVDHRADIFSLGVVFYELLTGELPLGRFAPPSQKYQLDVRLDDVVLRSLEKEPDRRYQKASEVRHDIDSIRTQQPVSFVPPVRSRSLMQGWQSWQVRTALLGLLLVGIVVVADLIEPNTSDPQNRILTSKGIGNQVAHEANLQHGPMMDFIQKSGQAPVHHLGGGGGGMLGARLGGDEEDFLARKRPDTKWSVMVVQFDEGNASLNSRVDGANWGFVEITESQRMTIDRILTEIHQKYLEVERQHTHRVIHEDGTQESIISDLSLDRAKLEQEFWLMVDSEFSAELQRFIRRVIPLYSDVQRQQPEIFINSLRDADGTFYQGKGSLEGELIFPFKMRDPQILGWRQVGQELHVSIKRTATGFRWNLTFKFREFVDTGEARVLPVGLRRFWNATNIPQTNFSKPPLGKAAPFWEEDSDLPLKTHNPLELDEFDDYKRRMKLDSYHEAAESIPQLESSFDGDGSAIAHPDSADLSDVLDMTDSNRGVDLGASDDVAKPVGQDNTDIGLYDDVAEPLDQIDSEKHLDKSDVSLGLVLEKLDHWILDDVDLPQFNRQIDVLLVRYPKPLDQGAVRLKAVQVIVRHVHLQHSGDFSSHIPEIYKHAMEGLKRLRDPSERSELFLILGQIAGRAPEFLENRATSARWYLKGYAELLPFQLPEAMPPLPIVEERAAAVASAQSPENSTTNEALAESGTVSELTWEQVDFEVRREILEKRRAQVEVTRGLVGRRDEYVAGIKALVVRSRQSDSPPDDQWLEKLAMSILPTMEDVTRLIESIGTDPEGSVDARQK; translated from the coding sequence ATGAACGATGCCACGAGATGTGCGCAGTGCGGATGTGACGTGCCGGTCGGATTTCCGCCCGGTGTTTGTCCGACCTGTCTGCTGAAACAGGCAATGTCCCCCAGCACATTCAATAGCGCGGCGGAACGTCGTTCTCCGTCGAATCGGCGGTGGATCCCCCCCTCGCCTGCCGAACTTGCCCCGCGCTTTCCCCAGCTTGAGATCGTCGAGTTGCTGGGCCAAGGGGCGACCGGTGCTGTCTATAAGGTGCGGCAACTCGACCTGGATCGCTGGGCCGCGTTGAAAATTCTCTCGGACGAGGTGGCCGAAGATTCGTCATTTGCCGAGCGGTTTCAACGTGAAGCTCGTGCTCTGGCGCTGTTGGGGCATCAGCACATCGTCATCGTCTATGAATTTGGACAACGAAATGGGGTCTATTTTCTGCTGATGGAATATGTCGATGGTGTCAATCTCAGACAGGCCATTCGTGCGCAGGAGATCACGACGCAAGAGGCGCTCGCGATCGTCATGCAGATCTGTGACGCCTTGCAGTTTGCGCACGAAGAAGGTGTCATCCATCGAGACATCAAGCCCGAGAATATTTTGATCGACAAACGGGGCCGCGTGAAAATTGCCGACTTCGGGTTGGCTAAATTGTTGGGACGTTCGTTTGAAGTTCCGACACTGACCGGCACGCATCAGGTCATGGGCACGCCGGTGTATATGTCACCTGAGCAGATGGAAGGCACGCGTGCCGTCGATCATCGCGCGGATATTTTTTCGCTGGGCGTGGTGTTTTATGAGTTATTGACGGGCGAGCTGCCATTGGGCCGTTTCGCGCCGCCGTCGCAGAAGTATCAACTGGATGTGCGGCTAGACGATGTTGTGCTCAGGTCACTCGAGAAAGAGCCTGATCGTCGTTATCAGAAAGCCAGCGAAGTCCGTCACGATATTGATTCGATCCGCACGCAACAGCCCGTCTCGTTCGTGCCTCCAGTTCGATCCCGTTCTCTGATGCAGGGATGGCAAAGCTGGCAGGTGCGAACCGCCCTGTTGGGACTGCTGCTGGTCGGCATCGTCGTTGTCGCCGACTTGATCGAGCCCAATACCTCGGATCCGCAAAATCGGATTTTGACATCAAAGGGCATCGGCAATCAGGTGGCTCATGAAGCAAATCTGCAACACGGGCCAATGATGGACTTTATTCAAAAGTCCGGTCAGGCACCCGTTCATCATTTGGGGGGGGGCGGTGGCGGGATGTTGGGGGCTCGTCTGGGTGGCGACGAGGAAGATTTCTTGGCCAGGAAGCGGCCAGATACAAAATGGAGCGTCATGGTTGTGCAATTCGACGAAGGCAATGCCAGCTTGAATTCTCGCGTGGATGGGGCAAACTGGGGATTCGTCGAGATTACTGAATCGCAACGCATGACGATCGATCGAATCCTGACGGAAATTCATCAGAAGTATCTGGAGGTCGAGAGGCAACACACTCATCGAGTCATCCATGAGGATGGGACTCAGGAATCGATTATCTCCGACTTGTCCCTGGACCGAGCGAAGTTGGAACAGGAATTTTGGTTGATGGTGGATTCCGAGTTTTCGGCCGAGCTTCAAAGATTCATTCGTCGGGTGATCCCGCTCTACAGCGACGTTCAGCGGCAGCAACCCGAGATTTTCATCAATAGCTTGAGAGACGCGGATGGTACGTTCTATCAGGGGAAAGGGTCGCTCGAAGGTGAATTGATCTTTCCATTCAAAATGAGGGACCCGCAGATCTTGGGCTGGAGACAGGTTGGGCAGGAACTGCATGTTTCCATCAAACGCACGGCCACGGGATTTCGCTGGAATCTGACGTTCAAGTTCCGTGAATTTGTTGATACCGGCGAGGCTCGGGTTTTACCCGTCGGACTGCGTCGTTTTTGGAATGCCACGAACATTCCCCAAACGAATTTTTCAAAGCCGCCTCTCGGCAAGGCCGCGCCGTTTTGGGAGGAAGATTCAGATCTGCCTCTCAAAACTCACAATCCGTTAGAATTGGACGAGTTCGATGACTACAAGCGACGGATGAAGCTGGACTCGTATCATGAGGCTGCCGAATCAATTCCTCAGTTGGAATCGTCCTTCGATGGCGACGGTTCTGCAATCGCGCACCCTGATTCGGCGGACTTGAGTGACGTTCTTGACATGACCGACTCCAACCGCGGTGTCGATCTTGGGGCTTCTGACGACGTTGCAAAACCTGTCGGTCAAGACAACACAGACATCGGACTTTACGATGATGTTGCCGAACCGCTCGATCAAATCGATTCAGAAAAACATCTGGACAAGAGCGACGTGTCGCTCGGTCTGGTGCTGGAAAAGCTTGATCATTGGATTCTCGACGATGTCGATCTGCCTCAATTCAACCGTCAGATTGATGTGCTGCTGGTGCGCTATCCCAAGCCCCTCGATCAAGGGGCCGTTCGTCTGAAGGCGGTTCAGGTCATTGTCAGACATGTCCATCTGCAGCATTCAGGAGACTTCTCGAGTCACATCCCAGAGATCTACAAGCATGCCATGGAAGGACTCAAGCGACTTAGAGACCCATCCGAACGCAGTGAGCTCTTTCTGATACTGGGCCAAATCGCGGGCCGAGCGCCTGAGTTTCTTGAAAATCGAGCGACCTCGGCGCGTTGGTATCTGAAAGGTTACGCCGAACTGCTGCCGTTTCAGCTTCCTGAGGCAATGCCTCCATTGCCGATTGTGGAGGAGCGGGCCGCGGCCGTCGCATCTGCACAGTCGCCAGAGAATTCGACGACAAACGAGGCCTTGGCAGAATCGGGCACCGTTAGTGAACTAACTTGGGAGCAAGTCGACTTTGAAGTGCGCCGCGAGATTCTGGAAAAGAGGCGAGCGCAGGTGGAAGTCACTCGCGGCTTAGTCGGCCGGCGGGATGAATATGTCGCAGGCATAAAGGCGCTGGTGGTTCGAAGTCGTCAGTCCGACTCTCCCCCCGATGATCAATGGCTTGAAAAGCTGGCGATGTCGATCTTGCCGACAATGGAGGACGTCACACGGTTGATCGAATCGATTGGGACGGACCCTGAAGGATCAGTCGACGCTCGCCAGAAATGA
- a CDS encoding RNA polymerase sigma factor has protein sequence MPFDFPVAQGRFPRFATTRWSLVLQAKERPLVGANEALADLCRAYWYPIYALFRRRSRNSHEAQDLTQSFFAKLLEKAFLDSVDPARGRFRSFLLAAVNHFFANEWDRKNTLKRGGGQAILSLDVRAFDWESGESKYQMEPGHHLTPEREFERRWALAVLDRVLQRLRDEYIDLGKLSLFETLQPYLSTDREQARYADAAEKLNATDSAIRVATHRLRKRYRDLLRNEIAQTVASPSEVEDELQQLFIALSSS, from the coding sequence ATGCCCTTCGATTTTCCCGTCGCTCAGGGACGTTTTCCACGGTTCGCAACGACACGTTGGAGCCTTGTCCTGCAAGCGAAAGAACGACCGCTCGTCGGTGCCAACGAGGCATTGGCCGATTTGTGTCGGGCTTACTGGTATCCAATTTATGCACTCTTTCGGCGACGAAGTCGCAATAGCCACGAAGCCCAAGATTTGACCCAAAGCTTTTTTGCCAAGCTTCTGGAAAAGGCATTCCTCGACAGCGTCGATCCGGCGCGGGGCCGGTTCCGTTCATTCTTGCTGGCCGCGGTGAACCATTTTTTCGCCAATGAATGGGATCGGAAAAACACCCTCAAACGGGGCGGGGGACAGGCCATCCTCTCGTTGGATGTGCGGGCATTCGACTGGGAATCCGGTGAATCGAAGTATCAGATGGAACCGGGACATCACCTGACGCCTGAACGCGAATTTGAGCGACGCTGGGCACTTGCGGTTCTGGATCGGGTTCTGCAGCGACTGCGCGATGAGTATATCGACTTGGGCAAATTATCACTCTTCGAAACGCTGCAACCGTATCTGTCGACCGACCGTGAACAGGCTCGTTACGCGGATGCAGCGGAGAAGCTCAACGCCACGGATTCAGCCATCCGTGTCGCCACACACCGTCTTCGCAAACGCTATCGGGACCTGCTGCGAAATGAAATCGCCCAGACAGTCGCCAGCCCCAGCGAAGTCGAGGATGAGTTGCAACAACTCTTCATCGCACTCAGTTCGTCGTGA
- a CDS encoding arylsulfatase — protein MNSSAVFRLSIGLFVWSSLLGIVLAADKTPPNVVIILADDLGFSDLGCYGGEIETPNLDQLAARGLKFTQFYNTARCWPTRAGIMTGYYAQQVRRDSLPQLPSAGGGANRPAWARLLPEMLRNIGYRNYHSGKWHIDGLPLKNGFDHAYTLDDHNRFFSPQFHTEDDKPLPPVELGSGYYATTAIADHCLKCLSEHALEHASKPFFHYLCFTSPHFPLHALPEDIAKYKDRYTEGWDVIRARRFARQRELGLLSCELAPRAEKTSPPWNPPESELRERIGPGEIGRAVAWTDLTEEQKRFQADKMAIHAAMVDRMDREVGRVIDQLRAMDVLENTLIFFLSDNGASAEQLIRGDGHDPAVPAGSAKSFLGLGPGWSTVSNAPFRMHKSWVHEGGIATPLIVHWPQGLTTTGELRGTASHLIDLVPTILEVTGANRFETWNGDPVPAPPGKSLVPALARDVGVPHDFLWWYHSGNRAIRIGDWKLVSWGEQGPWELFDLNADRSETHNLAAELPGKVRQMEQAWKSKLEEFQELAKRDLPKDAKD, from the coding sequence ATGAACTCTTCCGCCGTGTTCCGATTGTCGATTGGTCTATTTGTCTGGTCTTCGTTGCTCGGCATTGTCCTTGCCGCCGACAAGACACCCCCGAACGTGGTGATCATCCTGGCCGATGACTTGGGATTTTCGGACCTCGGCTGCTACGGAGGTGAAATTGAAACTCCGAACCTCGATCAGTTGGCAGCCCGCGGACTGAAGTTCACTCAGTTCTACAACACGGCGCGCTGTTGGCCGACCCGCGCTGGAATCATGACTGGATATTACGCACAACAAGTCCGGCGTGATTCGCTGCCTCAGTTGCCGAGTGCCGGTGGAGGCGCGAACCGCCCCGCATGGGCGCGACTGCTTCCGGAAATGCTCCGGAACATCGGGTATCGCAATTATCACTCAGGGAAGTGGCATATCGACGGATTGCCGCTCAAGAATGGCTTCGATCACGCATACACGCTCGACGATCACAACCGATTCTTTTCGCCACAGTTTCACACGGAAGACGACAAACCGCTCCCTCCGGTTGAGCTTGGTTCAGGGTACTACGCCACGACGGCAATCGCCGACCACTGCCTGAAATGCCTGAGCGAGCATGCGCTCGAACATGCGAGCAAGCCGTTCTTCCATTACCTTTGTTTCACATCGCCCCATTTTCCGTTACACGCACTTCCCGAAGACATCGCGAAATACAAAGATCGCTACACGGAGGGGTGGGACGTGATCCGCGCACGTCGATTTGCGCGACAGCGAGAACTGGGGCTTCTTTCCTGCGAACTGGCACCACGTGCCGAAAAGACCTCTCCGCCTTGGAATCCTCCTGAGAGCGAATTGAGAGAGCGCATCGGCCCGGGCGAGATTGGTCGCGCTGTGGCCTGGACGGATCTTACAGAGGAACAGAAGCGGTTTCAGGCCGACAAGATGGCCATTCATGCGGCCATGGTCGATCGCATGGACCGCGAGGTCGGGCGCGTCATCGATCAGTTGCGCGCCATGGATGTCCTCGAGAATACCTTGATCTTCTTTCTGTCCGACAATGGCGCCAGCGCCGAACAGCTCATCCGTGGCGATGGCCACGATCCCGCGGTTCCGGCCGGATCGGCGAAATCGTTCCTGGGATTGGGGCCGGGTTGGTCAACCGTCTCGAACGCACCGTTTCGCATGCACAAGTCCTGGGTTCATGAAGGCGGTATCGCTACGCCCTTGATTGTGCATTGGCCGCAAGGACTCACGACCACGGGGGAACTGCGTGGAACGGCGTCGCATCTGATCGATCTGGTTCCCACCATTCTTGAAGTGACAGGAGCGAATCGGTTTGAAACCTGGAATGGCGATCCGGTTCCTGCACCGCCGGGCAAGAGTCTCGTTCCGGCTTTGGCACGTGACGTCGGTGTGCCGCACGACTTCTTGTGGTGGTATCACTCGGGCAATCGAGCCATCCGAATTGGTGACTGGAAACTGGTTTCATGGGGAGAGCAGGGGCCGTGGGAACTGTTCGACTTGAATGCCGATCGCAGTGAGACGCACAACCTGGCAGCAGAGTTGCCCGGCAAGGTTCGACAGATGGAACAGGCGTGGAAATCCAAGCTCGAGGAATTCCAGGAACTGGCAAAACGTGACTTACCGAAGGATGCCAAAGATTGA
- a CDS encoding HAD-IIA family hydrolase — MKHGYLIDMDGVLYRGAKLIPGADRFIAELLRRKIPFRFLTNNSQRTRLDVVTKLARLGIEVGEEHIFTCAMATARFLAQQKASGTAFVIGEGGLLTALHQNGIAIVDHDPDFVVVGEGRTFNLEMVEAAVQMIMHGAKLIATNPDPNCPTQNGGMRPGCGALVATLEVATGVKAFSVGKPSPIMMRAARKEIGLMTDQTTMIGDTMETDILGAVQLGFHSVLVLSGGAKLEDLSRYAYRPDLIISSLAELLDLLDENDWQSPNHLARAEKVATPLTFESRRIYTGAAVAQM, encoded by the coding sequence ATGAAGCACGGGTATTTGATCGACATGGATGGAGTCCTCTACCGTGGGGCAAAGCTCATTCCTGGTGCAGATCGGTTCATCGCCGAATTGCTGCGCCGAAAGATCCCGTTCCGTTTTCTGACCAACAACAGTCAGCGTACCCGACTGGATGTCGTGACGAAGCTGGCACGGTTGGGCATCGAAGTCGGAGAAGAACATATCTTCACATGCGCCATGGCGACGGCCCGCTTTCTCGCCCAGCAAAAGGCCTCGGGTACCGCATTCGTCATCGGTGAAGGGGGACTATTGACCGCCCTGCATCAGAACGGCATTGCCATCGTCGATCATGATCCTGACTTTGTTGTTGTGGGCGAAGGACGGACATTCAACTTGGAAATGGTCGAAGCCGCCGTGCAAATGATCATGCACGGGGCGAAGCTCATCGCGACAAATCCCGACCCGAATTGCCCGACTCAAAACGGTGGGATGCGCCCCGGCTGCGGCGCCCTGGTCGCCACATTGGAAGTGGCCACCGGCGTCAAAGCGTTCAGCGTCGGCAAACCCAGCCCCATCATGATGCGTGCTGCCCGCAAAGAAATTGGGCTCATGACTGATCAAACAACCATGATCGGCGACACAATGGAAACCGACATTCTCGGCGCGGTACAGCTCGGTTTTCACTCCGTGCTGGTCCTCAGCGGCGGCGCCAAACTGGAAGATCTGTCCCGCTACGCGTACCGGCCCGACCTGATTATCTCGTCTCTGGCGGAACTGCTGGACCTGCTCGACGAAAACGATTGGCAATCGCCCAACCACCTCGCCCGCGCAGAAAAAGTGGCGACTCCGCTCACGTTCGAATCACGACGGATCTACACCGGCGCCGCCGTCGCTCAGATGTAG
- a CDS encoding zinc metalloprotease, translating to MVAAPAVLEYKVSGETTTHTVMGPAYFNSFLDTTGISSTKNATLTITLRIGMCKIGPGTDMDDMAKWPRGATNGRVKNLWDNSWTICTEWNDASYNQFCAQVKKEAESFWSCSDAAWGNKGITLINISKDWSGLDVPLGINATHQANVECDFHIEWAKSASDAHILIYAARLPEGASKICSWMTPGKTNRPGKGFLSTGSLTLEKSGYCGAYTTGGICSSNAVVAHEIGHALGLPHIGLMNVGSTCTREIQGGKIDRILRALNLKGYDGNIESCYAGESPADTANVMGKGSTISIQNTDPWRIRIAQHTHTPVGDWAVVPDRWGPIELARFKKL from the coding sequence ATGGTCGCGGCACCCGCAGTACTTGAGTACAAAGTCAGCGGAGAGACGACAACTCACACGGTGATGGGGCCTGCTTACTTCAACTCATTCTTGGATACAACCGGTATCAGTTCGACAAAAAACGCGACGCTGACGATCACCTTACGAATCGGGATGTGCAAGATCGGTCCGGGCACAGATATGGATGATATGGCGAAGTGGCCGCGTGGCGCGACGAATGGGCGAGTGAAAAATCTGTGGGATAACAGTTGGACCATCTGCACGGAATGGAACGATGCCAGCTACAACCAGTTTTGTGCACAGGTGAAGAAGGAAGCCGAGTCATTCTGGAGTTGCTCGGACGCCGCTTGGGGAAACAAGGGAATCACGCTGATCAACATCTCCAAGGATTGGAGTGGGTTGGATGTCCCGCTGGGAATCAACGCCACGCATCAGGCGAACGTAGAATGTGATTTTCATATCGAGTGGGCCAAGTCCGCCTCAGACGCGCATATTCTGATTTACGCGGCCCGGCTGCCCGAGGGCGCGTCAAAGATCTGTTCCTGGATGACGCCTGGAAAAACAAATCGTCCCGGAAAAGGTTTTTTGAGCACCGGCAGTCTGACTCTCGAAAAGTCGGGCTATTGCGGCGCATATACCACGGGCGGAATTTGTTCTTCCAACGCCGTTGTTGCACATGAGATTGGTCATGCGCTGGGGCTGCCGCATATTGGTTTGATGAACGTCGGCAGCACATGCACGCGTGAGATCCAGGGCGGAAAGATTGATCGCATTCTGCGTGCCCTGAACCTCAAAGGTTACGACGGAAACATTGAATCGTGTTACGCGGGAGAATCGCCGGCGGACACGGCCAATGTGATGGGGAAAGGCAGCACGATCAGTATTCAGAACACCGATCCTTGGCGAATTCGTATCGCCCAGCACACGCACACGCCGGTGGGTGATTGGGCCGTGGTTCCTGATCGTTGGGGGCCAATTGAATTGGCGCGATTTAAAAAGCTGTAA
- a CDS encoding sulfatase family protein, protein MVQRDDAAFVGTTSIDRPCDADSSQPMFWNRFVRIATLGWAIFVSTMAVQAEKPKNVVLIVGDDMGWTDYGFMGHEAIKTPNLDRLASEGALFPSGYTPTSLCRASLATLLTGLYASQHKICCNDPPQGVDRSEMLPFLRDAPTIPRLLKDRGYRSFQSGKFWEGHYSNGGFTQGLTTKGRHGDDGLVIGRKTMKPIYDFISSCGDSPFFVWYAPMMPHEPHDPPERILKKYEVAGREPKIAKYWAMCEWFDETCGELVQWIDDHGLREDTLIVYVVDNGWLQTNGPVRNGEQFLTRSKNTPYEDGVRTPVILRCPGWIAASRKTELVSTIDLAPTILAACGAAAPQVLPGLNLLPVVREGKTLERHDVFGEIYFHDCVELGKPRLSVTHRWIRHNDWKLIVPMKSGSSPELYQVKLDPHERLNRAASDAAQVAELSRLLDQRWNPQAGTSPDTP, encoded by the coding sequence ATGGTGCAACGAGACGACGCGGCATTTGTGGGTACGACTTCTATCGATCGCCCTTGTGACGCCGACAGCAGCCAGCCGATGTTTTGGAATCGTTTCGTCAGAATCGCAACCTTGGGGTGGGCAATCTTCGTCAGTACGATGGCCGTGCAGGCCGAAAAGCCCAAAAATGTCGTGCTGATTGTCGGGGACGATATGGGCTGGACCGATTACGGTTTCATGGGTCACGAAGCGATCAAGACCCCGAACTTGGATCGGCTCGCCAGCGAGGGCGCACTTTTCCCCAGTGGCTATACACCAACATCATTGTGCCGGGCCAGTCTCGCGACCTTGCTGACCGGCCTGTATGCCAGCCAACACAAGATTTGCTGCAATGATCCGCCGCAAGGCGTCGATCGGTCCGAAATGCTGCCATTCCTGCGTGACGCCCCGACAATTCCACGTTTGCTCAAGGATCGGGGATATCGCAGCTTTCAGTCCGGCAAGTTCTGGGAAGGGCACTATTCCAACGGGGGATTTACCCAAGGCTTAACCACCAAAGGCCGGCACGGAGATGATGGACTGGTCATCGGCCGAAAAACGATGAAACCGATCTATGACTTTATCTCGTCGTGTGGCGACTCGCCTTTCTTCGTGTGGTATGCGCCGATGATGCCACATGAGCCGCACGATCCACCCGAACGGATTCTCAAGAAATACGAAGTGGCAGGCCGTGAACCCAAAATCGCCAAGTACTGGGCCATGTGCGAGTGGTTTGATGAAACTTGCGGCGAACTCGTCCAATGGATCGATGATCATGGACTGCGCGAGGACACCTTGATCGTTTATGTCGTCGACAACGGCTGGCTGCAGACAAACGGACCTGTCCGAAACGGCGAACAATTCCTGACACGAAGCAAAAACACCCCCTACGAAGATGGAGTACGCACCCCAGTCATCCTGCGTTGCCCTGGCTGGATCGCCGCCAGCCGCAAAACGGAACTCGTCTCGACAATCGATCTCGCCCCCACCATTCTCGCGGCTTGCGGAGCCGCCGCCCCGCAAGTCCTGCCTGGTCTCAATCTGCTGCCCGTTGTCCGAGAGGGCAAAACACTTGAGCGCCACGACGTGTTCGGTGAGATCTATTTCCACGACTGCGTCGAGCTGGGGAAGCCCCGTTTGAGTGTCACCCATCGCTGGATTCGCCACAACGACTGGAAACTGATCGTTCCCATGAAGTCCGGCTCAAGCCCAGAACTTTATCAGGTAAAGCTCGATCCGCACGAGAGACTGAATCGAGCCGCATCCGACGCGGCTCAGGTCGCGGAGCTGAGCCGATTACTCGATCAACGCTGGAATCCGCAGGCAGGTACGTCACCCGATACGCCGTAG
- a CDS encoding DUF1559 domain-containing protein produces MSKTKQTRPGFTLIELLVVIAIIAVLISLLLPAVQQAREAARRTQCKNNLKQIGLALHNYESTHRVFPPSCILNPYLDGTSFGVTYGDDHRVAPPGFAWGVTILPFLEQTNLYNTFDMNVPCWAPVNALPARTKVAAFLCPSATGGSDGFNIQREGADNRHGVPLTRSDGSNIFFSHSHYVTNAGINQPWGRVTAYCYNYDTPEPVPGAPDCIIDGPFYPNSHTRIADVTDGLSNTIFIGERSSILCNNTWVGVVPTAVVSPRLDLRPWASDNNGATDLVGCHSGPDVHDHPQVIIHAPNNPFGHTDEMWGEHGAGCNVLFGDGSVRYYTAFTDGNVWVALSTRNGNEVVNGDN; encoded by the coding sequence ATGAGTAAGACCAAACAAACCCGTCCGGGGTTCACGCTGATCGAACTGCTGGTGGTGATTGCGATTATCGCCGTCCTGATTTCCTTGTTGCTTCCTGCGGTGCAGCAGGCCCGTGAAGCAGCCCGCCGAACTCAATGCAAGAACAATCTCAAACAGATTGGATTGGCACTTCACAACTATGAAAGTACGCACCGCGTCTTTCCGCCGTCGTGCATTCTCAACCCCTATCTGGATGGAACCTCGTTCGGAGTCACCTACGGAGACGACCACCGTGTCGCGCCTCCCGGCTTCGCGTGGGGGGTCACGATTCTGCCATTCCTCGAGCAGACCAATTTGTACAACACGTTCGACATGAACGTACCTTGCTGGGCGCCCGTGAACGCCCTGCCGGCCCGCACCAAAGTGGCCGCGTTTCTGTGCCCGTCCGCCACGGGCGGCAGCGACGGGTTCAACATTCAGAGGGAAGGCGCGGACAATCGGCACGGTGTCCCATTGACTCGATCAGACGGCAGTAACATCTTCTTCTCGCACAGCCATTACGTGACCAACGCCGGCATCAATCAGCCCTGGGGACGTGTCACAGCCTACTGTTACAACTATGACACCCCCGAGCCTGTTCCTGGGGCGCCCGATTGCATCATTGACGGTCCGTTCTATCCGAACTCGCACACACGAATCGCCGACGTCACGGACGGGTTGTCGAACACCATTTTTATTGGCGAACGTAGTTCAATTCTCTGCAATAACACCTGGGTCGGCGTCGTCCCCACCGCGGTTGTTTCACCGCGGCTCGATTTGCGGCCCTGGGCATCGGATAACAATGGTGCCACGGATCTGGTCGGTTGCCACAGCGGCCCCGACGTCCACGACCATCCACAAGTGATCATCCACGCCCCCAACAATCCCTTTGGCCACACCGATGAAATGTGGGGCGAACACGGCGCGGGCTGCAACGTCTTGTTCGGTGACGGATCGGTTCGCTACTACACCGCCTTCACGGACGGCAATGTGTGGGTCGCGCTCTCGACACGAAATGGAAATGAGGTCGTAAATGGGGACAACTGA
- a CDS encoding prenyltransferase/squalene oxidase repeat-containing protein, translating into MTINPIESVQIVVVSLALCLLQGSDIARAAEPELSDDAIRTAILKSVPLLERGAKGSLELRKQCFNCHNQGLPLMALQTAEKRGFVIDTKHIQQQVRFTFDFLGRNQDRYRAGEGQGGQVDTAGYALWALDEGGWKPDDTTAAVVEYLLIKQHDQEHWESDANRPPAEQSYFTSTYVALRGLKVFGVPEQRERIEARVERVRNWLLRTLPADTEDRVFRLRALALIDAPSDVLQQATQDLVTTQQPDGGWSQTREMTSDTYATGTTLVALHDVGGVSTTAPAYRRGLQYLISNQLDDGSWHVVSHSKPFQTYFESGYPHGKDQFISIAAASWATTALAIALPPTQESAP; encoded by the coding sequence GTGACGATAAACCCGATCGAATCTGTCCAGATCGTCGTCGTATCACTAGCCCTCTGCCTGCTGCAGGGTTCGGACATCGCTCGCGCTGCTGAACCCGAATTGAGCGACGATGCGATTCGAACCGCGATTCTCAAATCAGTGCCGCTGCTGGAAAGGGGAGCAAAAGGATCACTCGAGCTCCGAAAGCAGTGTTTCAACTGCCACAATCAGGGGCTGCCGCTCATGGCCCTGCAAACTGCCGAGAAACGTGGCTTTGTAATCGATACAAAACATATCCAGCAGCAGGTCCGCTTCACGTTCGATTTTCTGGGACGTAATCAAGATCGATATCGCGCCGGTGAAGGGCAAGGGGGGCAGGTCGATACCGCGGGCTACGCCCTGTGGGCTCTCGATGAAGGAGGCTGGAAGCCGGATGACACCACGGCCGCCGTCGTCGAATATCTCTTGATAAAACAACACGACCAGGAGCACTGGGAATCAGACGCCAATCGACCGCCGGCCGAGCAAAGTTATTTCACGTCGACATACGTCGCACTTCGGGGCCTGAAAGTGTTCGGAGTGCCGGAGCAACGCGAACGAATCGAAGCGCGGGTGGAACGAGTACGAAACTGGCTGCTCAGGACATTACCTGCCGACACTGAAGATCGCGTCTTTCGGCTGCGGGCTCTCGCCTTAATCGACGCGCCAAGCGACGTCCTTCAACAGGCCACGCAGGATCTTGTGACCACCCAACAACCAGATGGTGGGTGGAGTCAGACGCGCGAGATGACGAGCGACACCTATGCCACGGGTACAACGCTCGTCGCACTTCATGATGTCGGCGGCGTCAGCACAACAGCCCCAGCGTATCGCCGCGGACTTCAGTACCTGATTTCCAACCAACTGGACGATGGCTCATGGCACGTCGTTTCTCACAGCAAACCATTTCAAACCTATTTTGAATCCGGATACCCTCACGGGAAGGATCAATTCATTTCCATCGCGGCAGCCAGTTGGGCCACGACAGCGCTCGCAATCGCATTGCCCCCAACGCAAGAATCAGCGCCGTGA